From the Limosilactobacillus panis genome, one window contains:
- a CDS encoding FeoB-associated Cys-rich membrane protein, whose protein sequence is MKLLINLLIIVAIIGLAVWVIIRTFKKVKTGGKCAACDYDCELKQLKNRQTRQHLTL, encoded by the coding sequence ATGAAACTACTAATCAACCTGTTAATCATTGTCGCAATCATCGGCCTGGCGGTTTGGGTCATTATCCGCACCTTCAAGAAGGTCAAGACAGGTGGCAAGTGTGCCGCCTGCGATTATGATTGTGAGCTCAAACAGCTGAAAAATCGCCAAACACGGCAGCATTTAACTCTCTAA
- a CDS encoding FeoA family protein, with translation MNGHKYILHSFSCLNQPTANRLHNMGLCEGCPIKVIQRYPFHGPVIIENNNQRIGIRYHDFYALTEAEA, from the coding sequence ATGAATGGTCATAAATACATACTTCATTCTTTTAGCTGTCTAAACCAACCAACTGCTAACCGGCTCCATAACATGGGTCTTTGTGAAGGTTGCCCCATTAAGGTAATCCAGCGTTACCCATTTCATGGTCCCGTAATTATTGAAAACAATAATCAGCGGATTGGAATTCGTTACCACGACTTTTACGCTTTAACGGAGGCTGAAGCATAA
- a CDS encoding NAD-dependent protein deacylase, whose amino-acid sequence MDTNIQATFDNAKHIVFLTGAGVSTASGIPDFRSANGLYTQNRNAEYYLSHRYFISDPEGFYEFCKKNLYFPDAKPNIIHEKQAALTQQDRATVITQNIDNLYEEAGTKHLIDFHGDLYNVFCEKCGKTVPVEDYLKSRIHEEDGGPLRPDIVLYDEGIKQENIINSVRAMQGADLVVIVGTSMKVYPFAGLLEYRNKNAEVIAINRQKLSFGFDFTMVQEDATKFFAELSV is encoded by the coding sequence ATGGACACGAATATTCAAGCAACGTTTGATAATGCAAAGCACATTGTTTTCTTGACCGGGGCGGGCGTTTCGACAGCCTCCGGTATTCCGGATTTTCGGTCGGCAAACGGCCTCTACACCCAGAACCGGAATGCGGAATACTACCTGAGTCACCGCTACTTTATAAGTGATCCGGAAGGATTTTACGAATTTTGCAAGAAGAATCTCTACTTTCCTGATGCTAAACCAAATATCATTCATGAAAAGCAGGCGGCCCTGACCCAGCAGGACCGGGCGACGGTGATTACGCAAAATATTGATAACCTGTACGAAGAAGCGGGCACCAAGCACCTGATCGATTTCCACGGGGACCTCTACAACGTGTTTTGTGAAAAGTGCGGTAAGACGGTTCCGGTTGAAGACTACCTGAAGAGCCGGATTCACGAGGAAGATGGCGGACCACTGCGGCCGGATATCGTTCTCTATGACGAAGGAATCAAGCAGGAAAACATCATTAATTCTGTCCGGGCAATGCAGGGAGCCGACCTCGTGGTGATTGTTGGAACGTCCATGAAGGTTTACCCATTTGCCGGCTTACTGGAATACCGGAATAAGAACGCGGAAGTAATTGCCATTAACCGGCAGAAACTGTCGTTTGGCTTTGATTTCACGATGGTTCAAGAAGACGCTACGAAGTTCTTTGCGGAATTGAGCGTATGA
- a CDS encoding cysteine desulfurase, with protein sequence MANNINDSYQDFPILDQKVNGERLAYLDNAATAQKPQQVIDSLVHFYEHDNANVHRGVHTLAERATEQYEAARTKVQHFINAKDHNEIIFTKGCTDGLNLVAATYGEQNIHEGDEIVITIMEHHSNLIPWQQLAIKKHATLKYIELTPDGTLDMEDAKRKITDRTKIVSVAHASNVLGAVNPLKELAKIAHEHGAVIIGDGAQSVPHMPVDVQDLDVDFYAFSGHKMMSPTGIGALYGKADLLRAMPPYQYGGEMINAVHRDETTFADIPFKFEAGTQNIAGAIALGTAVDYLEEIGMKNVEKKEQEIVNYVLPKLEALPYITVYGPQDPAQHTGVIAFNMDNLHPHDVATALDAEGVAVRAGHHCAQPLMEALGVSATTRASFYFYNSKKDADQLINAIKATKEFFNGGTI encoded by the coding sequence ATGGCCAACAATATCAATGATTCATACCAAGACTTTCCAATTCTGGACCAAAAAGTAAATGGTGAGCGTCTTGCTTACCTCGACAACGCGGCGACCGCCCAAAAACCACAGCAAGTGATTGATTCCTTGGTCCACTTCTACGAGCACGATAACGCTAACGTTCACCGGGGGGTTCACACCCTGGCGGAACGGGCCACTGAGCAGTATGAGGCCGCTCGGACGAAGGTCCAGCACTTCATCAACGCCAAGGACCACAACGAGATCATCTTCACTAAGGGCTGTACCGACGGATTAAACCTCGTTGCCGCCACTTATGGTGAACAAAATATCCACGAAGGTGATGAAATCGTCATCACCATCATGGAACACCACAGTAACCTGATTCCTTGGCAACAACTGGCGATTAAAAAGCACGCCACGTTGAAGTACATTGAATTAACACCGGACGGCACCCTGGATATGGAAGACGCTAAACGTAAGATTACCGATAGGACCAAAATCGTGTCGGTAGCCCACGCCAGCAACGTCCTTGGGGCGGTTAACCCACTAAAGGAATTAGCCAAGATCGCCCATGAACACGGGGCGGTGATTATTGGTGACGGTGCCCAATCCGTTCCCCACATGCCAGTGGATGTCCAGGACTTAGACGTTGATTTCTACGCCTTCTCTGGGCACAAGATGATGAGCCCGACGGGGATTGGGGCCCTCTATGGCAAGGCAGACCTCTTACGGGCAATGCCGCCATACCAGTACGGTGGTGAAATGATCAATGCCGTTCACCGGGATGAGACCACTTTTGCGGATATCCCGTTCAAGTTTGAGGCGGGGACCCAAAACATTGCCGGAGCGATTGCCCTGGGGACCGCGGTTGACTACCTGGAAGAAATCGGCATGAAAAACGTGGAAAAGAAGGAACAAGAAATTGTTAACTATGTTCTTCCTAAACTAGAAGCACTACCTTACATTACGGTTTATGGGCCCCAGGACCCGGCTCAGCATACGGGGGTAATTGCCTTTAACATGGACAACCTGCACCCGCATGACGTGGCAACGGCCCTCGATGCTGAGGGGGTTGCCGTTCGTGCTGGTCACCACTGTGCACAGCCGCTGATGGAAGCGCTCGGCGTCAGTGCTACCACCCGGGCCAGTTTCTACTTCTACAATTCGAAGAAGGATGCTGATCAATTAATTAACGCAATCAAAGCAACAAAGGAGTTCTTTAACGGTGGGACTATCTAA
- the sufC gene encoding Fe-S cluster assembly ATPase SufC: MATLEVRDLHVSVKDEESKKEKEILKGVNLKMKTGEIHAIMGPNGTGKSTLSQTIMGQPGYKVTQGDILLNGESIVGMPVDERARKGLFLAMQYPAEIQGVTNAEFLRAAINARRPEDDQISVMDFIKKLDKNLSLLDMSQKMTERYLNEGFSGGEKKRNEILQLLMIEPTFAILDEIDSGLDIDALKVVSKGVNSMRGDNFGSLIITHYQRLLNYIVPDTVHVMMDGQIVKTGGPELAKKLEDEGYAGLRDELGLDIKLVDDED, translated from the coding sequence ATGGCCACACTTGAAGTGCGCGATTTACATGTTTCTGTTAAGGATGAAGAAAGTAAGAAAGAAAAGGAAATCCTTAAAGGGGTTAACCTAAAGATGAAGACGGGGGAGATCCACGCCATCATGGGGCCAAACGGAACCGGGAAGTCCACTCTTTCACAAACAATCATGGGACAACCAGGTTACAAGGTAACGCAAGGTGACATCCTCTTAAACGGTGAAAGTATCGTTGGTATGCCAGTTGATGAGCGGGCACGGAAGGGATTATTCCTGGCAATGCAGTATCCAGCAGAGATTCAAGGGGTAACGAACGCTGAATTTCTCCGGGCCGCCATCAATGCCCGCCGGCCAGAAGACGACCAAATTTCCGTAATGGACTTCATCAAGAAGCTGGACAAGAACCTGTCATTATTGGACATGAGCCAGAAGATGACGGAACGGTACCTAAACGAAGGCTTCTCCGGTGGTGAAAAGAAGCGGAACGAAATTCTGCAGCTCCTGATGATCGAACCAACCTTTGCCATCCTGGACGAAATTGACTCTGGCTTGGATATCGATGCCTTAAAGGTTGTCTCCAAAGGTGTTAACTCCATGCGCGGTGACAACTTCGGTTCACTGATCATCACCCACTACCAACGGTTGCTTAACTACATCGTTCCAGACACGGTCCACGTTATGATGGACGGACAAATTGTTAAGACCGGGGGCCCAGAACTGGCTAAGAAGCTGGAAGACGAAGGTTATGCCGGCCTGCGGGATGAATTAGGTCTCGACATCAAACTAGTCGACGATGAAGACTAG
- a CDS encoding metal-sulfur cluster assembly factor, with amino-acid sequence MAKDSDEEKESKEYSPTEDAVMGALEKVIDPELGIDLVNLGLIYDVSVDDDGLCIVTMTLTTMGCPLGDFLNDSITEAATSVDGVDKCKINLVWEPVWGIDKMSRFAKIALGLHG; translated from the coding sequence ATGGCCAAAGATAGTGATGAAGAAAAAGAAAGTAAGGAATACTCGCCGACCGAAGATGCGGTAATGGGGGCTTTGGAGAAGGTTATCGACCCGGAACTGGGAATCGACTTGGTAAACCTCGGCTTGATTTATGATGTATCGGTTGATGACGACGGCCTGTGCATCGTAACGATGACTTTAACAACGATGGGCTGCCCACTTGGTGACTTCTTGAATGATTCCATCACCGAAGCGGCCACCTCTGTTGATGGAGTAGATAAATGTAAGATTAACTTAGTCTGGGAACCGGTTTGGGGCATCGACAAAATGAGTCGGTTTGCTAAGATTGCTCTCGGTTTACATGGCTAA
- the sufU gene encoding Fe-S cluster assembly sulfur transfer protein SufU encodes MGLSKLNGLYRDVILDHANNPRNKHDIPNATSKMTIHNPTCGDTINVAVEVEGDRIKNIGYTGSGCTISQASASMMAEAVKGKTTEEALDMAKTFSDMAIGKKHSADDLEKLGDAQILTSIMEFPARIKCATISWWALQRALLKKDDEEEE; translated from the coding sequence GTGGGACTATCTAAGTTAAATGGCTTGTATCGGGACGTCATTTTGGACCACGCTAACAATCCGCGGAATAAACATGATATTCCTAATGCAACGAGTAAAATGACAATTCATAACCCAACCTGCGGTGACACGATTAACGTGGCCGTTGAGGTTGAGGGTGACCGGATTAAAAATATCGGTTATACAGGTTCTGGATGCACGATTAGTCAAGCCTCTGCCAGTATGATGGCTGAAGCAGTCAAAGGGAAGACCACTGAAGAGGCCCTCGACATGGCAAAGACCTTTTCCGATATGGCCATCGGTAAAAAGCACTCTGCAGATGACCTGGAAAAGCTTGGCGATGCCCAAATCTTGACCAGTATTATGGAATTCCCAGCCCGGATTAAGTGCGCCACGATTTCATGGTGGGCACTCCAGCGGGCCCTGCTAAAGAAAGATGACGAGGAGGAAGAGTAA
- a CDS encoding IS30 family transposase, which yields MSTTILSFQNRVVIETLHNEGRSLRYIANYLGFSKTTIFNELHRLNSEYWAELAQTDFERKVSQRGRKSSLTKNLKHLIEEKLQVQKWSPEQVAHVVGIAYKTIYNWIDQGWLDIQLPDLPDHGMRRHRAKEKRGTFSHGRSIEERPHKVETRQEFGHFEADTVLSGKRKGQAVATFVERKSRLTIVKRLHGRDSQSMTQAVLELASQLQDKLKTLTVDHGKEFANYQAIEQRTGTPVYFAHAYSPHERGSNENRNRVLRRFIPKGQAIEELSDHKLIQINWYLNSRPLKCLNWHTPIEIFLLNLRH from the coding sequence ATGAGCACCACTATTTTATCATTCCAGAACCGTGTTGTCATTGAAACGCTTCATAATGAAGGACGTTCCTTGCGATACATCGCTAACTACTTAGGCTTTAGTAAGACCACCATCTTTAACGAACTTCACCGGCTAAATAGTGAGTACTGGGCTGAGCTAGCGCAAACTGACTTTGAACGCAAGGTTAGTCAACGGGGGCGGAAGTCTTCGCTCACTAAAAACCTTAAACACTTGATCGAGGAAAAGCTTCAAGTCCAGAAGTGGTCCCCTGAACAGGTTGCCCATGTGGTTGGGATTGCCTACAAGACGATCTATAACTGGATTGATCAAGGATGGCTTGATATACAGTTGCCCGATTTGCCTGATCATGGAATGCGTCGTCATCGTGCTAAAGAAAAGCGTGGTACGTTCAGTCACGGCCGCTCCATTGAGGAGCGGCCTCATAAAGTCGAAACTCGCCAGGAATTCGGCCACTTTGAAGCTGATACCGTACTTTCTGGCAAACGTAAAGGTCAAGCTGTGGCTACTTTTGTGGAGCGTAAGAGTCGCCTGACAATTGTTAAACGGCTCCATGGTCGCGACAGTCAGTCCATGACTCAAGCCGTACTTGAACTAGCTAGTCAACTTCAAGACAAGCTCAAGACGCTTACCGTAGATCATGGTAAAGAGTTCGCTAACTACCAGGCAATTGAGCAGCGAACTGGTACTCCGGTTTATTTTGCTCATGCTTATTCACCACATGAACGCGGCAGTAATGAGAACCGTAACCGAGTTTTACGACGCTTTATTCCCAAAGGCCAAGCCATTGAAGAGTTAAGCGATCACAAGCTGATTCAAATTAATTGGTATTTGAATTCCCGGCCACTTAAATGTCTTAATTGGCATACACCAATCGAGATCTTCCTGCTTAATCTACGTCACTAA
- the sufD gene encoding Fe-S cluster assembly protein SufD, with amino-acid sequence MTELAEAKEQLTSASQQHDEPQFLLNQRLFARDLMEKLRLPRMQRFKFHDWPLIADQPLTWVSSNTDLEELAPDDEVIRVTQVGQTTVKIHIPEKLQDEGVVLTDIFTAAKNYPEIFKKNFMTAIKADENLLTAYHMAYLNAGLFLYVPKNVEIKKPIEAEIVQDNTQDQPLISHILVVADQGSKVKFIQHLTTVGKNENPANMMIELIAKDNSEIDFSSLDELGASTHTYFKRRADIGRDAHVEWAVGLMNDGDTVGDMDSELLGEGGYANSKMIAVTTLNQEVGVNNRVTNHGKHTTGLINQRGVILENSELIFNGIGQIIHGAHGSKADQQNRVLIMSDKARGDANPILLIDENDVEAGHAASVGPVDPHQMYYLMSRGIPRKQAERMVIRGFLGAVLSAIPAADVRKKLVGILERKLTDGQQYQ; translated from the coding sequence ATGACTGAACTAGCAGAAGCAAAGGAACAGCTGACCAGCGCCAGCCAGCAGCATGATGAACCACAGTTCTTGCTGAACCAGCGGCTTTTTGCACGGGACCTGATGGAAAAATTGCGGCTGCCACGGATGCAGCGGTTTAAGTTCCACGACTGGCCGCTAATTGCCGATCAGCCCCTAACCTGGGTTAGTTCTAATACTGACCTGGAAGAACTCGCGCCGGACGATGAAGTAATCCGGGTGACCCAGGTTGGCCAGACAACGGTTAAAATTCATATTCCAGAAAAGCTGCAGGATGAAGGGGTCGTATTGACCGACATCTTCACGGCGGCAAAGAACTATCCAGAAATCTTTAAGAAGAACTTCATGACGGCCATCAAAGCGGACGAAAACTTGCTGACTGCCTACCACATGGCATACCTGAATGCCGGTCTCTTCTTGTATGTACCAAAGAATGTCGAGATCAAGAAGCCGATTGAAGCAGAAATCGTTCAGGACAACACCCAGGACCAGCCGCTGATTTCTCACATCTTGGTTGTTGCTGACCAGGGAAGCAAGGTCAAGTTTATCCAACACCTGACGACCGTTGGGAAAAATGAAAATCCGGCCAACATGATGATTGAGCTGATTGCCAAGGACAACAGCGAGATTGACTTCTCCTCTCTTGATGAGCTGGGGGCCAGCACCCACACCTACTTCAAGCGGCGGGCCGATATTGGCCGTGACGCCCACGTTGAATGGGCAGTTGGCCTGATGAATGATGGGGACACGGTTGGCGACATGGACTCTGAATTATTAGGCGAAGGCGGTTATGCTAACTCCAAGATGATTGCCGTGACGACCCTTAATCAGGAAGTCGGGGTCAACAACCGCGTTACTAACCACGGTAAGCACACGACTGGTCTGATCAACCAACGGGGAGTCATCCTCGAAAATTCTGAACTGATCTTTAATGGAATCGGTCAGATTATCCACGGGGCCCACGGTTCTAAGGCCGACCAACAAAACCGGGTCTTGATTATGTCAGATAAGGCCCGGGGAGACGCCAACCCAATCCTCTTAATTGATGAAAATGATGTTGAAGCTGGGCACGCTGCTAGTGTTGGCCCGGTTGACCCCCACCAGATGTACTACCTGATGAGTCGGGGGATTCCACGTAAGCAAGCGGAACGGATGGTTATCCGGGGCTTCCTTGGTGCCGTTTTGAGTGCTATTCCAGCCGCCGATGTCCGTAAGAAGCTGGTTGGTATTCTAGAAAGGAAGCTTACTGATGGCCAACAATATCAATGA
- a CDS encoding aldo/keto reductase, producing the protein MMVKFGHSTVEANSLGLGTNAVGGYNLFPDLSDDDGRKLVEAALANGINLLDTAYVYGLGHSEELVGEVVKEHSRDQIVVATKGAHDFSTGEEVINNDPQFLTDQVNKSLERLGTDYIDIYYIHFPDHDTPKAEAVGALQRLREAGKIRAIGLSNFSLDQIKEANADGYVDVVEDEFSLLHQDHLKDGKLDYLHDNQISFVPYFPLASGLLTGKYDQDVTFPKDDIRNQIADFKEPRYSAILAAVDKVRPIAASHQATVAQTILAWYLQNPLITAVIPGAKRADQVISNAKAMDVILTSEEYGQIEEAFKEFAAVKSGKSLKDPD; encoded by the coding sequence ATGATGGTTAAATTTGGTCATTCAACAGTTGAAGCAAACTCACTGGGATTAGGGACAAACGCCGTTGGGGGTTACAACCTCTTCCCGGACCTTAGTGATGACGATGGCCGCAAGTTAGTTGAGGCGGCACTGGCAAACGGGATTAACCTTCTCGACACTGCCTACGTATACGGACTAGGCCATTCTGAAGAACTGGTCGGCGAGGTTGTTAAAGAACATTCCCGTGACCAGATTGTGGTCGCCACGAAGGGAGCTCACGACTTCTCCACTGGTGAAGAGGTCATCAACAACGATCCCCAGTTTCTGACGGACCAGGTCAACAAGAGCCTGGAACGATTGGGAACGGACTACATCGACATTTACTACATCCACTTCCCGGACCACGATACGCCAAAGGCTGAGGCGGTGGGGGCTCTCCAGCGCCTGCGCGAAGCGGGCAAGATTCGGGCGATTGGGTTATCCAACTTTAGCCTCGATCAGATCAAAGAAGCTAACGCGGATGGCTACGTTGACGTTGTTGAAGACGAATTCAGCCTCCTTCACCAGGACCACCTGAAAGACGGGAAGCTGGACTACCTGCATGACAACCAGATTAGCTTTGTGCCTTACTTCCCCCTGGCTTCCGGTCTGCTAACTGGTAAGTATGACCAGGACGTGACCTTCCCGAAAGACGACATCCGCAACCAGATTGCGGACTTTAAGGAACCGCGCTACAGTGCCATCCTGGCAGCGGTTGATAAGGTGCGCCCGATTGCCGCTAGCCATCAGGCAACGGTGGCCCAAACAATTCTGGCGTGGTACCTACAAAATCCGCTGATTACGGCCGTGATTCCAGGAGCCAAGCGGGCTGACCAGGTAATTAGCAATGCAAAGGCAATGGATGTGATCCTGACTTCTGAAGAGTATGGGCAAATTGAAGAGGCCTTTAAGGAATTTGCGGCGGTCAAGAGCGGTAAGTCACTAAAGGACCCAGACTAA
- the feoB gene encoding ferrous iron transport protein B, with the protein MPSVALIGNPNTGKTTLFNSLTNKYAYVGNWTGVTVEKKVGTLKDSAVQIVDLPGAYSLNPLTKDEAVVTTYLLHNRPDLILNITNASQLKRNLLLTIQVLERGIPAILILNMIDDLKRSGRSYNLDLLSERLGCKVLATNARGHRGIKELHEQIANYQKVTTHPLQLTYPPMLQQAIRQASEALTAGFSFEPTLARWLAIQFIDQNKAIRRIAKQRKLTPLLSQEKYYDAQHFADKIYDTRLAFIEKLLKDATETGQSQQPQLTSKIDKVVTNPILGLPIFAGIFFLMFKLSFDWVGTPLSDLLDWFLSVPVSNTANHLLVQMGAIPALRSLIVNGIIAGVGGVLAFIPQIFTLFACISLLEDSGYMARAALVTDRLMQMIGLNGKSFIPLIIGFGCNVTGIMAARTIEQPKERLVTTLIMPFMSCSARLPIYSLVVAAFFPHHQALIVLSIYFLGVVVALLVAKLYQVLFHVKERSVFIVELPEYHLPRLDIIWHGTWDKGKGFIKKAGTIIFAGTVLIWLLSSFGPHGFVTDSTASYAASLGHALVPMFKPIGIVQWQAISALFTGVLAKEVITSSMMVMFHTSSKAVLITALGQFMSPVAAYAMLAFVLLYIPCFATLATIKEETGSYKWVFFSVVSSFTIAYITAFILFQVGSLIF; encoded by the coding sequence ATGCCAAGTGTCGCCTTAATTGGTAACCCTAATACAGGTAAAACAACTCTTTTTAATTCACTCACCAACAAGTACGCCTACGTTGGTAATTGGACAGGGGTAACGGTTGAGAAGAAGGTTGGGACCCTCAAGGATTCGGCCGTCCAAATCGTCGACCTACCGGGCGCGTATTCGCTGAACCCGTTAACAAAGGACGAGGCCGTTGTAACGACCTACCTTCTTCATAACCGTCCAGACCTCATATTAAACATCACCAACGCTAGCCAGTTAAAGCGTAACCTTCTACTGACGATTCAGGTTCTTGAACGGGGTATCCCCGCTATTTTAATTTTAAATATGATTGATGATCTCAAGAGAAGCGGCCGAAGTTACAACCTAGACCTTCTTAGTGAACGACTGGGGTGCAAGGTCTTGGCCACCAACGCCCGGGGGCACCGGGGAATCAAGGAGCTGCACGAACAGATTGCTAACTACCAAAAGGTAACTACACACCCCCTGCAGTTAACCTACCCGCCAATGCTTCAGCAAGCCATTCGTCAGGCCAGTGAGGCCCTCACCGCGGGCTTCTCGTTCGAGCCCACCCTTGCCCGCTGGTTAGCGATTCAGTTCATTGACCAAAACAAGGCCATCCGAAGAATTGCTAAGCAGCGCAAATTAACCCCGCTCCTGAGTCAGGAGAAGTATTATGATGCCCAGCACTTTGCGGATAAGATCTATGACACCCGGCTGGCATTTATCGAAAAACTGCTAAAAGACGCGACTGAGACGGGGCAAAGTCAACAGCCCCAGCTGACAAGCAAAATTGATAAGGTGGTCACCAACCCTATCTTGGGACTGCCTATCTTTGCGGGAATCTTTTTCCTGATGTTCAAGCTTTCCTTCGACTGGGTAGGGACCCCACTATCTGACTTACTTGATTGGTTCCTGTCCGTTCCCGTCTCAAACACTGCTAACCACCTGTTGGTTCAGATGGGTGCTATCCCTGCCCTCCGTTCACTGATTGTTAACGGAATTATCGCGGGGGTTGGTGGGGTGTTAGCATTTATCCCTCAGATTTTCACCCTCTTTGCCTGTATCTCCCTGCTTGAGGATTCGGGGTACATGGCCCGGGCGGCTCTAGTAACGGACCGGTTAATGCAGATGATTGGGCTCAATGGTAAATCATTCATCCCGCTGATTATCGGTTTCGGCTGTAACGTCACGGGAATCATGGCCGCCCGGACGATTGAACAACCTAAGGAACGGCTCGTCACGACCTTGATCATGCCCTTCATGAGTTGTTCGGCCCGCCTACCGATCTACAGCCTGGTGGTGGCCGCTTTCTTCCCGCACCACCAGGCATTGATTGTCCTCTCAATCTACTTCCTTGGTGTGGTCGTTGCCCTCCTCGTGGCCAAGCTCTACCAGGTACTTTTCCACGTCAAAGAACGATCCGTCTTTATTGTGGAACTTCCCGAATACCACCTGCCCCGCTTAGATATTATCTGGCACGGGACCTGGGATAAGGGGAAGGGATTTATTAAAAAGGCCGGGACCATCATCTTTGCCGGGACCGTCCTGATTTGGCTGCTTTCTAGTTTTGGCCCCCATGGTTTCGTTACTGATTCTACGGCCAGCTATGCTGCCAGTCTTGGTCACGCCCTTGTGCCGATGTTTAAACCGATTGGAATCGTCCAGTGGCAAGCTATTAGTGCCCTCTTTACGGGGGTCTTGGCAAAGGAAGTCATTACTTCCAGTATGATGGTCATGTTCCACACCAGTAGCAAGGCCGTTTTGATCACCGCCCTCGGGCAATTCATGAGTCCGGTCGCGGCATACGCGATGTTGGCCTTTGTCCTGCTCTACATCCCTTGCTTTGCCACCCTGGCCACAATCAAGGAGGAAACCGGGTCATATAAGTGGGTTTTCTTCTCGGTCGTTTCCAGTTTTACCATCGCCTACATCACGGCCTTTATCCTTTTCCAAGTTGGTTCGTTAATTTTTTAG
- the sufB gene encoding Fe-S cluster assembly protein SufB yields the protein MSDDAASIVNNDENYEYGFHDDVKPVYSTGRGLTEDVVRKISAEKHEPKWMLDYRLKAYKIYKKLPMPKFGPDLSELDLKNMLYYQKMTDKKFRDWKDVPEDLKKTFDRLGVPEAERKYLAGSSAQYESEVVYHNMKNEFSKLGIIFTDTDTALREYPDLFRKWFGKLVQPTDNKFAALNAAVWSGGSFIYVPKGVKTKTPIQSYFRLNAENTGQFERTLIIVDEGASVDYVEGCTAPNYSSDSLHAAVVEVNVCKDAYCRYTTIQNWSDNVYSLETKRAAAAENATMEWVDGNLGSKVTMKYPSVYLNGEGARGTMLSIAVASNGIHQDSGARMIHNAKNTSSSIVSKSIAKTGGSTDYRGTVRFGKHSDGSKAHVECDTIIMDDQSSSDTIPYNEIDNAHVAMEHEAKVSKISEEQLYYLMSRGISEAKATEMIIMGFVEPFTKQLPMEYAVELNRLISFEMEGSIG from the coding sequence ATGAGTGATGATGCAGCCAGCATTGTAAATAACGACGAAAATTATGAATACGGCTTCCACGATGACGTCAAGCCGGTCTATTCAACGGGACGGGGGCTTACGGAAGACGTTGTTCGTAAAATTTCTGCAGAAAAGCATGAGCCAAAGTGGATGCTTGATTACCGCCTAAAGGCCTACAAGATTTACAAGAAGCTTCCTATGCCGAAGTTCGGTCCGGACTTGTCTGAGCTGGACTTAAAGAACATGCTTTACTACCAAAAGATGACGGACAAGAAGTTCCGGGACTGGAAAGATGTTCCAGAAGACCTGAAAAAGACTTTTGACCGTTTAGGAGTTCCAGAAGCAGAACGGAAGTATTTGGCCGGGTCATCTGCCCAGTATGAGTCTGAAGTTGTCTACCACAACATGAAGAACGAATTCTCTAAGCTGGGAATTATCTTTACAGATACGGATACCGCCCTGCGTGAGTACCCGGACCTCTTCAGGAAGTGGTTTGGTAAGCTGGTTCAACCAACTGATAACAAGTTTGCGGCTCTAAATGCCGCAGTTTGGTCTGGTGGTTCCTTCATCTATGTTCCTAAAGGTGTTAAGACGAAGACACCAATTCAATCTTACTTCCGGTTGAATGCTGAAAATACCGGACAATTTGAACGGACCCTGATTATTGTTGACGAGGGTGCCAGCGTGGACTACGTTGAAGGGTGCACGGCTCCAAACTATTCTTCTGACAGTCTGCACGCGGCCGTAGTTGAAGTAAACGTCTGCAAGGACGCCTACTGTCGGTACACGACCATTCAGAACTGGTCCGACAACGTCTACAGTCTGGAAACCAAGCGGGCAGCCGCGGCCGAAAACGCTACGATGGAATGGGTCGATGGTAACCTGGGTTCTAAGGTAACGATGAAGTACCCAAGTGTATACCTGAATGGTGAAGGTGCCCGGGGGACGATGCTGTCAATTGCGGTTGCCAGCAACGGAATTCACCAGGACTCCGGTGCCCGGATGATTCACAATGCTAAGAACACCTCAAGTTCAATTGTCTCCAAGTCAATTGCCAAGACCGGTGGTTCAACGGACTACCGGGGGACGGTCCGCTTTGGTAAGCACTCAGACGGGTCTAAGGCCCACGTTGAGTGTGATACCATTATCATGGATGACCAATCATCATCAGACACGATTCCGTACAACGAGATTGATAACGCTCATGTGGCGATGGAACACGAAGCTAAGGTTTCCAAGATTTCAGAAGAGCAGTTATACTACCTGATGAGTCGAGGAATTTCTGAAGCGAAGGCAACGGAAATGATCATCATGGGCTTCGTTGAACCATTTACTAAGCAGCTACCGATGGAATACGCGGTTGAATTAAACCGGCTGATTAGCTTCGAAATGGAAGGCTCAATCGGCTAA